The sequence CTAGAACTGCTGGAAATAAATAACGTTGTATTTGATTTTACGATTTGCGATTTGCGAATGGATGTCATGGACGGCATCGAATTTCTTCATTATGCGGCCGGCCAGCGTATTGGATCAGTCATACTCGTTTCAGCCGTGACTGAGGATTTATTGCGGTCGGCAGAGAAAGTGGCGCGGGATAGTGGCGCCCGGATTGCCGGTAGTTTAATCAAGCCGATTGATTTTTTATATTTAAAAAAATCATGATGTTGGATGTCGAGGTGCTGGAAACAGAGCCAGTTATTGATGAGAAATCGTCATCAAGGTTGTGGACAAAAAATGATCTTATCGTCGCGCTTGAGTGCCAGCAATTTGTTCCTTATTTCCAGCCTAAGGTGCAATTTGGGCAGGATCCGGTTGGGGTTGAGATTCTGGCGCGTTGGTGTCATCCGGCGTTTGGTGAAATCCCGCCATCGCAATTTGTTCCATTGATGGAGGCGAGCGGAGTTATTGATCAGTTGACCGAACAGTTGCTGCATAAAGCACTTGAGGCAATGAAAAAATGGCGTGATATCGCACCACAAATGGGTATTGCACTGAATGCTTCGCGCTCGACTTTGCAGAAAGTTGCCATTCCCAATCGTTGGCGTGCTATTGCAAACGAACATTCTATCGAGCCGGAATTAATCACTGTTGAGGTAACGGAAACGGCGCTTGCAACGGACTATGATGGTTTACTAGAAACCGTTACCCGTTTGCGCATGCATGGATTTAACTTGTCGCTAGACGATTTTGGGACTGGCTATTCTTCTCTCCAACAGTTGAGTCGTATGCCATTTTCTGAAATTAAAATAGATCGCTCTTTTATAGTTGGTGCCCAAGGTGCTCAACGATCGGTGGCAATACTAC is a genomic window of Glaciimonas sp. CA11.2 containing:
- a CDS encoding response regulator, with product MNKWLKRAPIDMAKNIATNVENAKANNRLAQPSEFFIDQKVLVLEDDEFQRKLLVGRLKGMGIGYVAEAANGREALELLEINNVVFDFTICDLRMDVMDGIEFLHYAAGQRIGSVILVSAVTEDLLRSAEKVARDSGARIAGSLIKPIDFLYLKKS
- a CDS encoding EAL domain-containing protein; translation: MMLDVEVLETEPVIDEKSSSRLWTKNDLIVALECQQFVPYFQPKVQFGQDPVGVEILARWCHPAFGEIPPSQFVPLMEASGVIDQLTEQLLHKALEAMKKWRDIAPQMGIALNASRSTLQKVAIPNRWRAIANEHSIEPELITVEVTETALATDYDGLLETVTRLRMHGFNLSLDDFGTGYSSLQQLSRMPFSEIKIDRSFIVGAQGAQRSVAILQSIFDLAKNLNLSTVAEGIESRSDADFIQALGCDAGQGYYFGKPMNGDDLLPWLAQPRKHVWGENNARL